A genomic window from Erythrobacter sp. BLCC-B19 includes:
- a CDS encoding DUF962 domain-containing protein has translation MKATEENFAQFWLRYLRAHANPVCRGFHYAASSWAIACLAALAITGNPFALLAGFVGAYGLAWIGHFFVEGNTPLAFTRPLYSLAADYRMFFCALTGRLGPQLERAGVVASQR, from the coding sequence ATGAAAGCCACCGAGGAAAACTTCGCCCAGTTCTGGCTGCGCTACCTGCGCGCCCACGCCAATCCCGTGTGCCGGGGCTTCCACTACGCCGCGTCCAGCTGGGCTATCGCCTGCCTTGCGGCTCTGGCAATCACGGGCAACCCCTTCGCCCTGCTGGCAGGGTTTGTCGGCGCCTATGGCCTGGCTTGGATCGGGCACTTTTTCGTCGAGGGCAACACGCCGCTCGCCTTCACCCGCCCGCTCTATTCATTGGCTGCAGACTACCGGATGTTCTTCTGCGCTCTGACAGGTAGGCTGGGCCCGCAGCTTGAGCGCGCGGGCGTTGTCGCCAGCCAGCGCTAA
- a CDS encoding threonine ammonia-lyase, translated as MTPLITLADINAAAARIAGQVDRTPFLHSATLSEVTGADIWLKFENLQFTASFKQRGALNRLLGLTEDERARGVIAVSAGNHAQGIAYHAGKLGIPATIVMPTSTPAIKANRTRDFGAEVILTGRDFAEATAAIPALVEERGLTFIHPYDDDVVIAGQGTVGLEMLTDQPDLDVLVVAIGGGGLISGIAVAARGLAPGIEIVGVQSERFPGMAHHFGHWPVPAGPGVSIAEGIAVIEPGRRTRDYVGTHVDRIEVVSEALIENAIALLLQIEKTLVEGAGAAGLAAVLAQPERYRGRKVGLVLCGGNIDNRLLTAILQRQLAREGRLIRLRADLSDQAGALASVCAEIGALSGNINAVTHDRAFGEIAARSARVEFEIEVPEPEAAERILARLGELGLNPSRF; from the coding sequence ATGACACCACTGATCACGCTAGCCGACATCAACGCGGCAGCCGCGCGGATCGCAGGGCAAGTGGACCGCACGCCCTTCCTCCATTCGGCGACCCTGTCGGAGGTGACCGGCGCGGATATCTGGCTGAAGTTCGAGAACCTCCAGTTCACCGCCTCGTTCAAGCAGCGCGGCGCGCTCAATCGTCTGCTGGGTTTGACCGAGGACGAGCGGGCGCGCGGCGTGATCGCTGTCTCGGCGGGCAATCACGCGCAGGGGATCGCCTATCACGCAGGCAAGCTCGGCATTCCGGCGACCATCGTGATGCCGACCTCGACCCCGGCGATCAAGGCCAACCGCACCCGTGACTTCGGCGCCGAAGTGATCCTGACCGGCCGCGACTTTGCCGAAGCGACCGCCGCAATCCCCGCGCTGGTCGAGGAACGCGGGCTGACCTTCATTCACCCCTATGACGACGACGTGGTGATCGCCGGTCAAGGCACGGTCGGCCTCGAGATGCTGACCGACCAGCCCGATCTTGACGTGCTGGTCGTCGCAATCGGTGGCGGCGGGCTGATTTCGGGCATCGCCGTCGCGGCACGAGGCCTCGCGCCGGGAATCGAGATCGTCGGGGTGCAGTCGGAGCGCTTCCCGGGCATGGCGCACCACTTCGGCCACTGGCCCGTGCCCGCCGGGCCGGGCGTCTCGATTGCCGAAGGCATTGCGGTGATCGAGCCCGGGCGTCGCACCCGCGACTATGTCGGCACCCATGTCGACCGGATCGAGGTCGTCTCCGAAGCACTGATCGAGAATGCCATCGCGCTGCTGCTCCAGATCGAGAAGACCCTGGTGGAAGGCGCCGGCGCTGCTGGGCTTGCCGCGGTGCTGGCCCAGCCGGAACGCTATCGCGGGCGCAAGGTCGGGCTGGTGCTGTGCGGCGGAAACATCGACAACCGTCTCCTCACCGCGATCCTCCAGCGCCAGCTGGCGCGCGAGGGGCGCCTGATCCGGCTGCGGGCCGACCTGTCCGATCAGGCTGGTGCGCTCGCATCGGTGTGCGCCGAGATCGGGGCGCTGTCAGGCAACATCAATGCTGTCACGCACGACCGCGCCTTTGGCGAGATCGCGGCGCGATCGGCGCGGGTCGAGTTCGAAATCGAGGTGCCTGAGCCCGAAGCGGCCGAGCGCATCCTCGCGCGGCTTGGGGAGCTCGGGCTCAACCCGTCGCGGTTCTGA
- a CDS encoding MFS transporter, whose protein sequence is MTTAPASSALPQPAITPLRAWLTVLILLTAAIISFIDRQLLSLLIDPIKQDLGVSDFQMGLLVGPAFALFHALAGIPCGWLADRAGRGKVVAGGIALWSALTAASGFAASYPQLFLARMGVGVGEATLGPSAHSLIADSFDSKRLPLAMSVYSTGVALGAGLAFAFGAQAVSLVGHLPDDLPLVGGLRDWQLAFVVVGLPGLAVALLVLLVVRDPRPKGQQADGNAIFAGLGPLWRENRRLILTYLAAISALTGSGYASLTWLPAHFIRNFGWTPQEAGLMLGVMLMVAGVAGALAAGAAGSFLARRGVLDAPLRVILAAALLHAPLTAAVTLVGSSTLAVVLMAPATFLSSAFVALGPAAVQAATPVALRGRVAAIVLMVTSLAGMVAGPVGVGALTSFAFGDDKAVGTALAIVAGALSLAGGLCLLAALAPYRAAIGRIRTATG, encoded by the coding sequence GTGACCACCGCTCCTGCCAGTTCGGCCCTGCCGCAGCCGGCCATCACCCCGCTGCGCGCGTGGCTGACCGTTTTAATCCTGCTGACGGCGGCGATCATCTCGTTCATCGACCGCCAGCTGCTGAGCCTGCTGATCGATCCGATCAAGCAGGATCTGGGTGTCAGCGACTTCCAGATGGGACTGCTGGTGGGGCCGGCCTTCGCGCTGTTCCACGCGCTGGCGGGCATCCCCTGCGGATGGCTGGCGGACAGGGCAGGGCGCGGCAAGGTGGTGGCCGGGGGCATAGCTCTCTGGTCGGCCCTCACCGCAGCGAGCGGCTTTGCCGCGTCATACCCCCAGCTGTTCCTCGCGCGCATGGGCGTCGGCGTGGGCGAGGCGACGCTCGGCCCGAGCGCCCATTCGCTGATCGCGGACAGCTTCGACAGCAAGCGCCTGCCACTCGCGATGTCGGTCTATTCGACCGGCGTGGCGCTGGGGGCGGGGCTGGCCTTTGCTTTTGGCGCGCAGGCGGTGAGCCTGGTCGGCCATCTGCCCGACGACCTGCCGCTGGTGGGTGGCCTGCGCGACTGGCAGCTTGCCTTCGTGGTCGTCGGCCTGCCGGGACTGGCGGTTGCGCTGCTGGTGCTACTGGTGGTTCGCGATCCGCGTCCCAAGGGGCAGCAAGCCGATGGGAATGCGATCTTCGCGGGCCTCGGGCCGCTGTGGCGCGAGAACCGCCGGCTGATCCTCACCTATCTCGCCGCGATCAGCGCGCTGACCGGATCGGGTTACGCGAGCCTAACCTGGCTGCCAGCGCATTTCATCCGCAACTTCGGCTGGACGCCGCAAGAGGCGGGGCTGATGCTCGGGGTGATGCTGATGGTGGCGGGGGTGGCGGGCGCGCTGGCGGCCGGGGCGGCGGGATCCTTCCTCGCGCGGCGCGGAGTGCTGGATGCGCCGCTTCGCGTGATCCTTGCCGCGGCGCTGCTCCATGCGCCGCTGACAGCGGCCGTCACGCTGGTGGGATCGTCGACGCTTGCTGTCGTGCTTATGGCCCCCGCAACCTTCCTTTCGAGCGCCTTCGTCGCGCTCGGCCCTGCGGCGGTGCAGGCGGCAACACCGGTGGCCCTGCGCGGACGGGTGGCGGCGATCGTGCTGATGGTGACAAGCCTTGCCGGAATGGTGGCCGGCCCGGTCGGCGTGGGCGCGCTGACCTCCTTCGCATTCGGCGACGACAAGGCGGTCGGGACCGCTCTCGCGATTGTCGCGGGGGCGCTCTCGCTGGCCGGAGGTTTGTGCCTCCTCGCTGCGCTCGCACCCTATCGCGCGGCGATCGGGCGGATCAGAACCGCGACGGGTTGA
- a CDS encoding ribulokinase yields the protein MVDNKAQQQAVLGIDLGSSAARAMIVASGDGRILGEGEAAYASGIDGVLTDPGDPDVARQNPSDYFAAVADAVGMAMTAAGAVRVAGIGVCATGSTPVPVTARMQPVASLPGMDNRPAAQAWMWKDHSAAAEAEEFAAALTRDDPARLAATGGATSSEWFWAKLLKLLCADPEVGALTEAFVELQDFVPAVLCGLGDVAGLVRGVCAAGHKGHWDPAQGGWPDGAILSSLHPDLLRAAGPLGEPSSHTRPAGALSAEWAGRLGLEPGIPVAAGLLDAHAGALGAGVASGRLVRIMGTSSCDIAVVGGAARAVPTSGLAGAVDGSVVPGLVGVEAGQAAVGDLFAWAARLLRPGEPTGAAIADLSALAARLEPGESGLVALDWNNGNRSVLMDPALSGLVIGQTLATRPEHVFRAMLEASAFGARRILDQFEAAGVPVKEITVSGGVITRNDLARAILADVLGVPIAVSGAGQASARGAAITASVAAGLHPDIAAAQAAMVPPPEATAVPDPARAATYARLYRHYLSLHDAFGRGAGPLSGVMRDLRALRQAATSSSQGAQA from the coding sequence ATGGTGGACAACAAGGCGCAGCAACAGGCGGTTCTCGGGATCGATCTCGGCTCTTCGGCCGCGCGCGCGATGATTGTCGCGTCGGGCGATGGCCGGATCCTCGGGGAAGGCGAGGCCGCCTATGCATCCGGGATCGACGGCGTACTGACCGATCCCGGCGACCCGGATGTCGCGCGGCAGAACCCGTCCGACTACTTTGCGGCAGTCGCCGATGCCGTCGGCATGGCGATGACAGCGGCGGGAGCGGTCCGGGTCGCGGGCATTGGCGTGTGTGCCACCGGATCGACGCCCGTTCCGGTCACGGCGCGGATGCAGCCGGTCGCTTCCCTTCCCGGCATGGACAATCGCCCGGCGGCGCAGGCGTGGATGTGGAAGGACCACTCTGCCGCAGCCGAAGCCGAGGAATTCGCCGCCGCGCTGACCCGTGACGATCCCGCCCGGCTGGCGGCAACGGGCGGGGCGACGTCGTCCGAATGGTTCTGGGCCAAGCTGCTGAAGCTGCTTTGTGCCGATCCCGAGGTCGGGGCGCTCACGGAGGCCTTTGTCGAGTTGCAGGACTTCGTGCCCGCCGTGCTGTGCGGCCTTGGCGATGTGGCGGGGCTGGTGCGCGGGGTGTGTGCGGCGGGGCACAAGGGGCATTGGGATCCCGCGCAGGGCGGCTGGCCCGATGGCGCCATCCTCTCGAGCCTGCATCCCGACCTGCTTCGCGCCGCAGGGCCACTGGGCGAGCCATCCAGCCACACGCGGCCCGCCGGGGCGCTGAGTGCCGAATGGGCGGGTCGGCTCGGGCTCGAACCCGGCATCCCTGTCGCCGCCGGCCTGCTCGATGCCCATGCCGGAGCGTTGGGCGCCGGGGTGGCGTCGGGCCGGCTGGTGCGGATCATGGGCACGAGCAGCTGCGACATCGCCGTGGTCGGCGGCGCCGCGCGCGCGGTTCCGACCAGCGGTCTGGCAGGCGCGGTCGACGGTTCGGTGGTGCCGGGCCTTGTCGGCGTGGAAGCAGGACAGGCCGCGGTCGGTGACCTGTTCGCCTGGGCCGCGCGTCTGCTGCGACCCGGCGAGCCGACCGGGGCGGCGATTGCCGACTTGTCGGCTCTGGCCGCGCGCCTTGAGCCGGGCGAGAGCGGCCTCGTCGCGCTCGACTGGAACAACGGCAACCGCTCGGTGCTGATGGACCCGGCGCTTTCCGGTCTGGTGATCGGACAGACGCTGGCGACAAGGCCGGAGCACGTGTTCCGCGCCATGCTTGAAGCGAGCGCCTTCGGGGCGCGGCGGATCCTCGACCAGTTCGAGGCGGCCGGAGTGCCGGTGAAGGAGATCACCGTCTCGGGCGGGGTCATCACCCGCAATGATCTCGCCCGGGCGATCCTGGCCGACGTGCTGGGCGTTCCCATCGCGGTCTCGGGCGCCGGACAGGCGAGCGCGCGCGGGGCGGCGATCACCGCCAGCGTCGCGGCCGGTCTCCATCCCGATATCGCCGCAGCCCAGGCCGCCATGGTTCCGCCGCCCGAAGCGACCGCCGTGCCCGATCCGGCGCGGGCGGCAACCTATGCGCGGCTCTACCGCCATTACCTGTCCCTGCACGATGCCTTCGGGCGCGGTGCAGGACCGCTTTCCGGTGTGATGCGCGATCTGCGCGCGCTCCGGCAGGCGGCGACGTCATCCTCGCAAGGAGCACAAGCATGA
- a CDS encoding transketolase: MPTTPAPTATPEAAPLARDRLAHLEALDQRLLWLSAWTIHNANHLRESVDGIKVGGHQASCASMTAIMAALYFHALGPNDRVAVKPHAGPLLHAIHYLLGQQSLDALKTFRGFGGAQSYPSRTKDAIPVDFSTGSVGLGVAITAFASLVQDWMIAHGLLGHDQAGRMIALMGDAELDEGNIYECLIEGYKHDLRNCWWIVDYNRQSLDATTADRMFRRFDDIFETCGWRVITLKHGKLQRETFARPGGQAIADWIETCPNADYAALTYKGGAAWRERLNADLADHPETLKLIAAHDDTQLQQLMTTLGGHCIETLTAAFDAARDERNTLFIAYTIKGHGLPLAGHKDNHAGLMTPGQIEGLRDSLGIAAGEEWEPWAGLGDNAAAELRAFVETSPIATKTADHAPERVPVPAIPVPEGASQSTQGAFGKILFELAKGRSPLADRILTTSPDVTVSTNLGAFVNSRGLFRRQDLPDVFRQLNVPSPQKWQGNPAGQHVELGIAEHNLFLMLAAAGLAGPLFGERLIPIGTVYDPFIARGLDALNYGCYQDARFLLVATPSGLTLGGEGGAHQSINPPLIAMGQPGLTHYEPATADELALLMEHAFRHLQAPDGGSIYLRLSTRNIDQPARADDSWKQGAIDGAYWRIAPTADQPVAIVAMGAMMPEALEAHAMLAEDMPGLGLLQVTSPGKLHRDWSDARAAIWKRGAHATSPIETLLAALPVSTGLVTVCDASPASLSWLGGVRGHRINPLGTDRFGQTGSLPDLYGEYRLDAEAIVEAAAGLIGGAR; the protein is encoded by the coding sequence ATGCCCACCACACCTGCGCCTACCGCCACGCCCGAAGCTGCGCCTCTGGCGCGCGACCGGCTTGCCCACCTCGAAGCGCTCGACCAGCGCCTGCTGTGGCTGAGCGCGTGGACGATCCACAATGCCAACCACCTGCGCGAGAGCGTTGACGGCATCAAGGTCGGCGGGCATCAGGCAAGCTGCGCATCGATGACGGCGATCATGGCGGCGCTCTATTTCCATGCTTTGGGGCCGAATGACCGCGTGGCCGTGAAGCCCCACGCCGGCCCGCTGCTGCACGCGATCCACTATCTGCTCGGCCAGCAGAGCCTCGATGCGCTCAAGACTTTCCGCGGTTTCGGCGGTGCGCAGTCCTATCCGAGCCGCACCAAGGACGCGATCCCGGTCGACTTCTCGACCGGGTCGGTCGGGCTCGGCGTGGCGATCACCGCCTTCGCCAGCCTCGTGCAGGACTGGATGATCGCCCACGGCCTGCTCGGCCACGACCAGGCCGGGCGGATGATCGCGCTGATGGGCGATGCCGAGCTGGACGAGGGCAATATCTACGAGTGCCTGATCGAGGGCTACAAGCACGATCTTCGGAACTGCTGGTGGATCGTCGACTACAACCGCCAGTCACTGGACGCGACCACCGCCGACCGCATGTTCCGCCGCTTCGACGACATCTTCGAGACCTGCGGCTGGCGCGTCATCACACTGAAGCACGGCAAGCTCCAGCGCGAAACCTTCGCGCGTCCTGGCGGCCAAGCGATTGCCGACTGGATCGAGACCTGTCCCAACGCCGATTATGCCGCCCTCACCTACAAGGGCGGAGCGGCCTGGCGCGAGCGGCTCAATGCCGATCTGGCCGATCACCCCGAGACGCTCAAGTTGATCGCCGCGCATGACGACACCCAGCTCCAGCAGCTGATGACCACGCTCGGCGGCCATTGCATCGAAACGCTCACCGCCGCCTTCGATGCCGCCAGGGACGAGCGCAACACGCTGTTCATCGCCTATACGATCAAGGGCCACGGCCTGCCGCTGGCGGGGCACAAGGACAATCACGCCGGCCTGATGACCCCCGGGCAGATCGAGGGACTGCGCGACAGTCTCGGGATCGCGGCGGGCGAGGAATGGGAGCCTTGGGCGGGCCTCGGGGACAATGCCGCTGCCGAACTGCGCGCCTTTGTCGAGACGAGCCCGATTGCCACGAAGACCGCCGATCATGCGCCCGAGCGCGTGCCCGTGCCTGCGATTCCCGTGCCCGAGGGTGCGTCGCAATCCACCCAGGGCGCCTTCGGCAAGATCCTCTTCGAACTCGCCAAGGGGCGCTCGCCGCTGGCCGACCGGATCCTGACGACCTCGCCCGATGTCACCGTGTCGACCAATCTCGGCGCCTTCGTGAATAGCCGCGGGCTGTTCCGGCGGCAGGATCTGCCCGATGTGTTCCGGCAACTCAACGTGCCCAGTCCGCAGAAGTGGCAGGGCAATCCGGCAGGCCAGCATGTCGAGCTCGGGATCGCGGAACACAACCTGTTCCTGATGCTGGCGGCGGCCGGGCTTGCCGGACCGCTGTTCGGCGAGCGGCTGATCCCGATCGGGACGGTCTATGATCCCTTCATCGCGCGGGGATTGGATGCGCTCAATTACGGCTGCTATCAGGACGCACGGTTCCTGCTGGTGGCGACGCCTTCGGGCCTGACGCTGGGCGGCGAAGGGGGTGCGCACCAGTCGATCAATCCGCCGCTGATCGCGATGGGTCAGCCCGGCCTCACCCATTACGAGCCCGCCACCGCCGATGAACTCGCGCTGCTGATGGAGCACGCTTTCCGGCACCTTCAGGCTCCCGATGGCGGCAGCATCTACCTGCGTCTTTCGACCCGCAATATCGACCAGCCCGCCCGTGCGGACGACAGCTGGAAGCAGGGCGCGATCGACGGTGCCTATTGGCGGATCGCGCCGACCGCCGATCAGCCGGTCGCTATCGTGGCGATGGGCGCGATGATGCCCGAGGCGCTCGAGGCTCACGCGATGCTGGCCGAGGACATGCCGGGCCTCGGGCTGCTGCAAGTCACGTCTCCGGGCAAGCTTCACCGCGACTGGTCGGATGCGCGCGCGGCGATCTGGAAGCGGGGCGCCCATGCCACCTCTCCCATCGAGACGCTGCTGGCGGCGTTGCCCGTTTCGACCGGTCTGGTGACGGTGTGCGATGCCTCCCCCGCCTCTCTTTCATGGCTCGGCGGGGTGCGCGGTCACCGGATCAACCCGCTGGGAACAGACCGTTTCGGGCAGACCGGGTCGCTGCCTGATCTCTATGGCGAATATCGCCTCGATGCCGAAGCTATCGTCGAGGCCGCGGCGGGCCTGATCGGAGGTGCGCGATGA
- a CDS encoding serine hydrolase domain-containing protein: protein MRWIASVMAGVLLLGGSLVAFAQAPAQPAGIGMMEAAFDRMFGPRGTVRHTGAVIAVVQDGRIVTLKAYGHADAAGKTPVDPARTRFRTGSITKTLVGVAVAQAMREGRIRSIDDPVNAYLTRWKVPDNRGTPITIRMLATHQAGFAERRQPFMRAGDVFPTIDAGYLDDNLPGYIVAANTGSNYSNFGAGLLGFMAEDAAKMPIDRYLAERVFGPARMANAVVVKGPEPIPNAAQAQVIYANGGTRPLPDTWANHPINRMAGGLAMTGEDAAHYMIALMGGSAELGIADILGEQGRALAFARQGGTHPAVQGYGLLFMINDWNGTRLAEHGGRTIGTSSYMTLLPDRKTGIFVAVTGEGGVTLPLAGLLGLPPAPAPDAAQAGRPLPTLSGIRSAGIEALLGRWRAPAAVGSPASDLAPYAGDYISQRRQVRSVSEIFSANFLGGPMPVSVPGDGALQLGSSKGFKPHGDNVFWRSEALQPDKPSGWSDVIVFLPDEDGKPTRASLQYTDAVYHKAEGLAAPSLWNKALVIGALVLLTGLLALLWAKGSRGRWLAVGMPFALIASPVLFFRSWASAPVEPLKYVQTTSMDLVPFQIWMNLVALGALALAVLAVLGFRQPAIAGWRGGLGRWHLRLLGLGAIPLLFAFWSYGLIGWNVS from the coding sequence ATGCGTTGGATTGCGAGCGTCATGGCCGGGGTTTTGTTGCTGGGAGGCAGTCTGGTGGCTTTCGCCCAAGCGCCCGCGCAGCCCGCGGGGATCGGCATGATGGAAGCCGCCTTCGACCGGATGTTCGGCCCGCGCGGCACGGTGCGCCACACCGGTGCGGTGATTGCCGTGGTGCAAGACGGCAGGATCGTGACGCTCAAGGCCTATGGTCATGCCGATGCTGCAGGCAAGACCCCGGTCGATCCCGCACGCACCCGCTTCCGTACCGGCTCGATCACCAAGACACTCGTCGGCGTTGCCGTGGCGCAGGCCATGCGCGAGGGGCGAATCCGCTCGATTGATGATCCGGTCAACGCCTACCTCACCCGCTGGAAGGTGCCCGACAATCGCGGCACGCCGATCACGATCCGGATGCTGGCGACCCACCAGGCCGGCTTTGCCGAGCGCCGCCAGCCGTTCATGCGCGCGGGCGACGTCTTCCCGACCATCGACGCGGGCTATCTCGACGACAATCTCCCGGGCTACATCGTGGCCGCCAATACCGGCAGCAACTACTCCAATTTCGGCGCAGGGCTGCTCGGCTTCATGGCCGAAGACGCAGCGAAGATGCCGATCGACCGCTACCTTGCTGAGCGCGTCTTCGGCCCGGCGCGGATGGCGAATGCGGTGGTGGTCAAGGGGCCGGAGCCGATCCCGAACGCCGCGCAGGCGCAGGTCATCTACGCCAACGGCGGCACGCGCCCCTTGCCCGATACCTGGGCCAACCATCCGATCAATCGCATGGCGGGAGGCCTCGCCATGACGGGCGAGGATGCCGCGCATTACATGATCGCGCTGATGGGCGGCAGCGCCGAACTCGGCATCGCCGACATCCTCGGCGAGCAGGGCCGCGCGCTCGCCTTCGCGCGGCAGGGTGGCACGCATCCGGCAGTGCAGGGCTATGGCCTGCTGTTCATGATCAACGACTGGAACGGGACCCGGCTGGCGGAGCACGGTGGCCGCACCATCGGGACAAGCAGCTACATGACCCTGCTGCCCGACCGGAAGACCGGGATCTTTGTTGCCGTCACGGGCGAAGGCGGGGTTACGCTGCCGCTGGCTGGCCTGCTCGGCCTGCCCCCCGCCCCCGCACCCGACGCCGCGCAGGCAGGTCGCCCCCTGCCCACGCTGAGCGGCATCCGCTCCGCAGGGATCGAGGCTTTGCTCGGTCGCTGGCGGGCACCGGCCGCTGTCGGCTCACCGGCATCGGACCTCGCCCCCTATGCCGGCGATTACATCAGCCAGCGCCGCCAAGTCCGTTCGGTCAGCGAGATCTTTTCGGCCAACTTCCTCGGCGGCCCCATGCCGGTGAGTGTGCCGGGCGACGGCGCGCTGCAACTGGGGTCGAGCAAGGGCTTCAAGCCGCATGGCGACAACGTGTTCTGGCGCAGCGAGGCGCTCCAGCCCGACAAGCCTTCCGGCTGGAGCGACGTGATCGTGTTCCTGCCCGACGAGGACGGCAAACCGACCCGCGCAAGCCTGCAATACACCGACGCGGTCTATCACAAGGCCGAAGGTCTGGCCGCCCCGTCCCTGTGGAACAAGGCGCTGGTGATCGGTGCGCTGGTGCTGCTGACCGGCCTGCTGGCGCTGCTCTGGGCCAAGGGCAGCCGCGGGCGCTGGCTGGCGGTGGGGATGCCCTTCGCGCTGATCGCCTCGCCGGTGCTGTTTTTCCGGTCATGGGCCAGCGCGCCGGTCGAACCGCTCAAATATGTGCAGACCACCAGCATGGATCTGGTGCCGTTCCAGATCTGGATGAACCTCGTCGCCCTCGGCGCGCTTGCCTTGGCTGTGCTGGCCGTGCTCGGCTTCCGGCAGCCTGCCATCGCAGGATGGCGCGGCGGTCTCGGCCGCTGGCACCTCCGGCTGCTCGGCCTCGGCGCGATCCCGCTGCTGTTCGCCTTCTGGAGCTATGGCCTGATCGGGTGGAACGTCAGCTGA
- a CDS encoding 2-oxo acid dehydrogenase subunit E2 has protein sequence MTAIIMPALSPTMEAGTLAKWHVKLGDAVKAGDVIAEIETDKATMELEAADEGIVAEILVADGTEDIAVGAVILRLAAEGEAAPPAPAPALEPEPKPEPAPSPALMSPLPSEPLPERGATPPPAPQAAHVDATPLGRKLSLVLGVDLAGLAKGQAARRVTLADVSAAAGLAPAQPAAPPPVLATPAAPAPPVAAPEAAAAPAPSATDAPFEIERLTNMRKTIARRLTESKQQVPHFYLTVDVLLDPLLALRTELNAALAADGGKLSVNDMLLKAQAITLMQVPDANVSLAVDAIRRYRRADISVAVAVPGGLITPVIRDAASKSLSAIAAEMKDLAARAKEGKLQPNEYTGGTASLSNLGMFGIKQFDAVINPPEAMILAIGAGERRAQVVGDAVTVATVASVTGSFDHRVIDGAVGAAFMAAFKALVENPWRMLA, from the coding sequence ATGACCGCAATCATCATGCCTGCCCTGTCCCCGACGATGGAGGCAGGCACGCTCGCCAAATGGCACGTCAAGCTTGGCGATGCGGTGAAGGCTGGGGACGTGATCGCCGAGATCGAGACAGACAAGGCGACGATGGAACTTGAGGCGGCCGACGAGGGGATCGTTGCCGAAATCCTCGTCGCTGACGGGACCGAGGATATCGCCGTGGGTGCAGTGATCCTGCGACTGGCGGCGGAGGGTGAAGCCGCACCGCCCGCGCCTGCGCCGGCATTGGAACCTGAGCCGAAGCCCGAGCCTGCACCCTCCCCTGCCCTAATGTCCCCGCTCCCGTCCGAGCCGCTGCCCGAGCGCGGCGCGACCCCGCCGCCTGCGCCGCAGGCCGCGCACGTCGATGCCACGCCGCTGGGCCGCAAGCTCTCGCTCGTTCTTGGCGTCGATCTGGCGGGGCTTGCGAAAGGGCAGGCCGCGCGCAGGGTGACGCTGGCCGATGTGAGCGCTGCCGCAGGGCTAGCCCCCGCTCAGCCCGCAGCGCCGCCGCCCGTGCTGGCAACGCCCGCAGCCCCCGCACCGCCTGTCGCCGCGCCTGAAGCGGCAGCGGCTCCCGCACCGTCCGCGACCGATGCGCCGTTCGAAATCGAGCGGCTCACGAATATGCGCAAGACCATCGCGCGGCGGCTGACCGAATCCAAGCAGCAGGTTCCGCACTTCTACCTGACGGTCGACGTCTTGCTCGACCCGCTGCTGGCCCTGCGCACGGAACTCAACGCGGCGCTCGCTGCGGACGGGGGCAAGCTCAGCGTCAATGACATGCTGCTCAAGGCCCAGGCGATCACGCTGATGCAGGTGCCCGATGCCAATGTCAGCTTGGCCGTCGATGCCATTCGCCGATACCGGCGCGCCGATATATCGGTGGCGGTGGCCGTGCCCGGCGGCCTCATCACCCCGGTGATCCGCGATGCCGCGAGCAAGTCGCTCTCGGCCATCGCGGCCGAGATGAAGGATCTTGCCGCGCGGGCCAAAGAGGGCAAGCTCCAGCCGAACGAGTACACCGGCGGCACTGCCAGCCTGTCGAACCTCGGGATGTTCGGGATCAAGCAATTCGACGCCGTGATCAACCCGCCCGAAGCGATGATCCTCGCGATCGGGGCCGGTGAACGGCGGGCCCAGGTGGTTGGCGACGCGGTGACGGTTGCAACGGTCGCGAGCGTGACCGGCAGCTTCGATCATCGCGTGATCGACGGCGCAGTCGGCGCGGCCTTCATGGCGGCCTTCAAGGCGCTGGTCGAGAACCCGTGGCGGATGCTGGCATGA